One part of the Terrimicrobium sacchariphilum genome encodes these proteins:
- a CDS encoding GH116 family glycosyl hydrolase has product MAYSVTMTRAQKPRSGIAMGGLGCGWFELRQDGQFYNWRIFNNRPIAQGSYFLENSQSALFFVIRYQVEGETPRLCLLQIEESHGVAGLEEHEFQYIFPWLSGVDAIHYEASFPFADLKYSAANMPLEVTLRAWSPFIPRNAKDSALPAAFFDFSLRSTCGKPVDVLLLSSMRNWVGYDEPDKTWRNRIVDAPWGRTCEMSCDGMDRTRESFGSMGLSSLHPESRYYCGWGHPHPYYERLLRQPDLPDLDDTDARNAIDPRTGKLRAIHNCFNSIGRAFRLEKRGQKADHTFLATWDFPNRHAIPARCPGIGPAGYLEAAASGTEAQPDGAESELIEGHYYSNFFGSAAEVAGYCAEEITRLRDESRLFHDTFFASTLPGFALDQINSHLNTFRTSSWFTSRGDFGLLEGLGPTRAYAGLSTMDVAMYGGIATALLFPELERAVIRSHVRFQNDDGSVVHSIRQNFQMKSPLEASGLRLDMPAQHAYMALRAGLWADDAEFLAEVWPSVVKALEYGLARRDKNGDGLPDMEGIMCSYDNFPMYGVAPYVATQWLAAYAAAATAAPLVGDEASARRYRSVLQQASRVVEDHAWNGTYYDLYVDGDKSDPGCMTDQIIGHWAALLLNLPGFLKPERVRSSLQAILRHNYAPDQGLRNCQWPGDTFLHDVPEDCWVDQANTCWSGVELAFASLLIYEGMTAEGLDIVRNIDERYRRWGIYWDHQEFGGHYFRPMSAWAIIPAALGFTLVNGVMTIAPRITDASGDCRLFFTTSESYGLFRRTGRSASIEVVSGVLKVRSLRLRAHPAEAWSGENQVLAAGSEEHPGTLRDGFLCFDFSRELQIPAGETLTLTSLSPLSRELIPV; this is encoded by the coding sequence ATGGCCTATTCAGTAACAATGACCCGCGCGCAAAAGCCCCGCAGCGGCATCGCGATGGGCGGCTTGGGCTGCGGATGGTTCGAGTTGCGGCAGGATGGGCAATTTTACAACTGGCGGATCTTTAATAACCGCCCCATCGCCCAGGGCTCCTATTTTCTTGAGAATTCCCAATCGGCTCTATTCTTCGTCATTCGATACCAGGTCGAGGGAGAAACGCCGCGCCTGTGCCTGCTGCAGATCGAGGAGAGCCATGGGGTCGCAGGGCTGGAGGAGCATGAGTTCCAATACATCTTCCCCTGGCTGAGCGGAGTGGATGCGATTCATTACGAAGCCTCGTTCCCCTTTGCGGACCTGAAGTACTCCGCCGCGAACATGCCCCTGGAGGTGACCCTGCGCGCATGGTCTCCCTTCATTCCCCGCAATGCAAAGGACTCGGCGCTGCCCGCCGCGTTCTTTGACTTTTCCCTCCGCTCCACCTGCGGCAAGCCGGTCGACGTGCTGCTGCTCTCCTCGATGAGAAACTGGGTCGGCTACGACGAGCCGGACAAGACGTGGAGGAATCGGATCGTCGACGCACCCTGGGGAAGAACGTGCGAGATGTCATGCGACGGCATGGATCGCACCCGCGAATCCTTCGGCAGCATGGGGCTGTCCTCCCTGCACCCGGAGTCGCGGTACTACTGCGGCTGGGGGCATCCCCATCCCTACTACGAGCGCCTCCTGCGACAGCCCGACCTCCCCGATCTGGACGATACCGACGCCCGCAACGCGATCGATCCCAGGACAGGAAAGCTGCGGGCCATCCATAACTGCTTCAATAGCATCGGCCGTGCCTTCCGCCTGGAGAAGCGTGGGCAGAAAGCGGACCACACCTTTCTCGCCACCTGGGATTTCCCGAACCGCCATGCCATCCCGGCGCGGTGTCCCGGCATCGGCCCCGCTGGCTACCTGGAGGCGGCTGCCTCGGGCACGGAAGCGCAGCCTGATGGCGCGGAGAGCGAACTCATCGAGGGGCACTACTACAGCAACTTCTTTGGGTCCGCCGCCGAAGTCGCTGGCTACTGCGCCGAGGAGATCACGCGGCTGCGGGACGAGTCGCGCCTTTTTCACGACACCTTCTTTGCCTCGACGCTCCCGGGGTTTGCGCTCGACCAGATCAACTCCCATCTCAACACCTTTCGCACGAGCAGCTGGTTCACCTCCCGGGGCGATTTCGGGCTGCTGGAAGGGCTCGGGCCGACCCGCGCCTACGCGGGGCTGTCGACCATGGATGTCGCGATGTATGGCGGCATCGCCACGGCGCTGCTCTTTCCCGAGCTGGAGCGCGCTGTCATCCGCTCCCACGTGCGGTTCCAGAACGACGATGGCTCGGTGGTTCATTCCATCCGGCAAAACTTCCAGATGAAGAGTCCGCTGGAGGCGTCGGGCCTGCGGCTCGACATGCCCGCACAGCACGCCTATATGGCGCTGCGCGCCGGTCTCTGGGCCGACGATGCGGAGTTCCTCGCCGAGGTATGGCCATCCGTGGTCAAGGCGCTGGAGTATGGACTCGCCCGACGCGACAAGAATGGCGACGGGCTGCCGGACATGGAGGGCATTATGTGCTCGTACGATAATTTTCCCATGTACGGGGTGGCCCCTTATGTGGCGACACAGTGGCTCGCTGCTTATGCCGCCGCCGCCACTGCGGCCCCGCTCGTCGGCGACGAGGCATCCGCCCGACGGTATCGCTCCGTCCTCCAGCAGGCCTCCCGGGTGGTCGAGGATCACGCATGGAACGGGACGTACTACGATCTTTACGTGGATGGTGACAAATCCGACCCAGGCTGCATGACCGACCAGATCATCGGCCACTGGGCGGCGCTGCTGCTCAATCTGCCCGGCTTTCTCAAACCCGAGCGGGTGCGGTCGTCGCTGCAGGCGATCCTGCGCCACAACTACGCTCCCGACCAGGGGTTGCGCAACTGCCAGTGGCCCGGCGACACCTTTCTCCACGACGTACCGGAGGATTGCTGGGTCGACCAGGCAAACACATGCTGGAGCGGAGTCGAACTGGCGTTTGCCTCACTCCTCATCTACGAAGGCATGACCGCCGAGGGCCTCGACATCGTACGCAACATCGACGAACGCTACCGCCGATGGGGCATCTACTGGGATCACCAGGAATTTGGCGGCCACTACTTCCGCCCCATGTCGGCGTGGGCCATCATTCCGGCCGCGCTGGGCTTCACGCTGGTCAACGGCGTGATGACGATCGCCCCCAGGATCACGGATGCCTCGGGCGACTGCCGCCTCTTTTTCACCACGAGCGAGTCGTATGGTCTGTTCCGCCGGACCGGGAGGTCTGCCTCCATCGAGGTTGTCTCCGGCGTGCTGAAGGTGCGGTCGCTGCGCCTGCGCGCGCACCCGGCCGAGGCCTGGAGCGGAGAGAACCAGGTGCTGGCCGCCGGGAGCGAGGAGCACCCCGGCACCCTGAGGGACGGGTTTCTCTGTTTTGACTTCTCCCGGGAACTCCAGATCCCCGCGGGGGAAACGCTCACCCTCACGTCCCTCTCACCGCTTTCCCGAGAACTAATCCCTGTATGA
- the vccA gene encoding Verru_Chthon cassette protein A, with protein sequence MAHTFPRRPRQSKGAALIIALAFLLIVTALAVSFLSSISGETFSSSAQANSVNVRQLADSVPQIAISRIREATSGLTDPSDPGSPAVSWASQPGMIRTYTSTGSPGTFYRLYSASSDSVPGSSFKPGDELPPVNWNKQKGVYVDLNSPVIRTESGGNQSLEFPIVDPRAQTGAAATSIEGFNYTSGTINGIVGPGGSPNDQRLPMPVRWLYVLANGQLLHPDDSTSGTITFTGPVQPSKSNPIVGRIAYWVDDESSKVNINTASEATYYDLPHYSGAPDFVLSMFSPTVNEFQRYPGHPSNTALSTVLKPWIPSINDVPITYDTNYKPAGMSAATTRIAPSAADEISTRLKRYLKLTPRYRFGGTEGGTVITTMTSGAVAPLAQKTERLYSSVDEMLYAPDLAGSDPSITNDVLERARFFLTANNRAPEVNLFGLPRVAIWPIHKTDDSDHRTAQDRLIARCATLGSASGSSNSYPFYFQRYDSKSTSNDYQGIPRNQRLYSYLQDITSRNIPGFGGNFASKYGSGERDQILTEIFDYIRSCNLNDPNLPTSGTYSDSYKIGGTWYSPSTSPYRSPGLVVPIKISDTKGAGRFPVIDQAFLVFYCVGIPTTPPSGQAKDTETKFRAALYFNFMNAMQGFMVSFTNLQLTVTATNTFTCFPVADADPAKSASLVSGQPNEPFNFFKNGSTVTQWANANERAMGQGNRRNFGGNHSYSALADHAISESDARRRFELVSAATPVIRGDPVKARWNLKGGTFDVTLRSADGETIQTYTFNFPDVAKLPIPRPVVRGNYNAQGTLLGYQQAAPDIDGAGGKAQNNGVLLIDNRDVNPTDPLKTVTSTDYGDVVRSVQLVDKTSSGDYVGGDFRRLSYMANVPASWFSKHKDYDGEARRAHGLRDGNGNPMPDATRGGNLVPNINWAVDSPPNVWNNEPSYYPFVRGEINGVYASTTGSPSDAPGDWNNGFGRSPDGAYLNKADEGLAYSSAGGGVPYFDWDGYPPDKNITSPNKQLPSPGMFGSLPTGTTKGASWQTLLFRPDPTGKHFGAQSPADHLLLDLFWMPIVEPYAISEPFSTAGKINMNYQIMPFSYITRETGMRAVLASERMLAITGKSGAKTTSKSSWNAATNPDQRFKINADETLKGFSKRFTAGDIFRSASEICSIDLVPGDTTDSSATSGTMKTYWENHMLTGDNVRERPYTTIYPRVTTKSNVFTVHFIVQNLKKIPSTPVDQWVEGKDIVAGEYRGSAMIERYIDPEDPAIVDFATQSSQSVEGLYRWRVANVKRFTP encoded by the coding sequence ATGGCCCATACATTTCCTCGCAGGCCCCGCCAAAGCAAGGGCGCGGCATTGATCATTGCGCTGGCCTTTCTGCTCATCGTCACCGCGCTGGCCGTTTCATTCCTGAGCAGTATCTCCGGCGAGACCTTTTCGTCCTCGGCCCAGGCCAATTCCGTAAACGTCCGGCAGTTGGCGGACTCCGTGCCGCAGATCGCCATCTCGCGCATCCGCGAGGCCACATCGGGGCTGACAGATCCGAGCGACCCGGGTTCTCCTGCGGTATCCTGGGCGTCGCAGCCGGGCATGATCCGCACCTACACGTCGACAGGCTCGCCCGGCACATTTTACCGGCTTTACTCGGCGTCTTCGGATTCCGTGCCCGGCAGCTCATTCAAGCCGGGGGATGAACTGCCGCCGGTCAACTGGAACAAGCAAAAAGGCGTCTATGTCGATCTCAACAGCCCCGTGATCCGCACCGAATCCGGAGGGAATCAATCGCTGGAGTTTCCCATCGTGGACCCTCGCGCCCAGACAGGCGCGGCCGCCACCAGCATCGAGGGGTTCAACTACACCAGCGGGACGATCAATGGCATCGTCGGCCCGGGCGGTTCGCCAAACGACCAGCGTCTTCCGATGCCGGTGCGGTGGCTGTATGTGCTGGCCAACGGCCAGCTCCTTCATCCCGACGACAGCACGAGCGGGACGATCACCTTCACCGGACCGGTCCAGCCCTCCAAGAGCAATCCCATCGTGGGCCGCATCGCCTACTGGGTCGATGACGAGTCCTCCAAGGTAAACATTAACACGGCATCGGAGGCGACGTATTACGACCTCCCACACTACTCCGGAGCGCCGGACTTCGTGCTGTCGATGTTCTCCCCCACCGTGAACGAGTTTCAACGCTACCCGGGGCACCCCTCAAACACCGCGCTCAGCACGGTGCTCAAGCCCTGGATCCCGTCGATCAACGACGTGCCCATCACCTACGACACCAACTACAAGCCAGCGGGAATGTCCGCCGCCACCACGCGCATCGCCCCGAGTGCAGCCGACGAGATCAGCACGCGGCTGAAGCGTTACCTCAAGCTCACCCCGCGCTACCGCTTCGGCGGCACCGAGGGAGGCACCGTCATCACGACCATGACCTCGGGCGCGGTGGCTCCGCTGGCGCAGAAAACCGAGCGCCTCTACAGCAGCGTGGACGAGATGCTTTACGCGCCGGATCTCGCCGGATCGGACCCTTCGATCACCAACGACGTGCTGGAGCGGGCCCGCTTCTTTCTCACGGCCAACAATCGCGCGCCGGAGGTCAATCTCTTTGGGTTGCCGCGAGTGGCCATCTGGCCGATTCACAAGACCGACGACTCCGATCACCGCACCGCCCAGGACCGGCTCATCGCCCGGTGCGCCACCCTCGGCAGCGCCTCCGGATCATCAAACTCCTATCCGTTTTACTTCCAGCGTTACGACTCCAAGAGCACGTCCAACGACTACCAGGGCATCCCCCGCAACCAGCGCCTCTATTCCTACCTCCAGGATATCACGTCGCGAAACATCCCGGGCTTCGGCGGAAACTTTGCCAGCAAATACGGCTCGGGAGAGCGGGACCAGATCCTCACGGAAATCTTTGACTACATCCGCTCATGCAATCTCAACGATCCCAACCTGCCGACCAGCGGCACCTACTCGGACTCGTACAAGATCGGCGGCACATGGTACAGCCCCTCCACCTCGCCCTACCGCTCGCCAGGCCTCGTCGTCCCCATCAAGATCAGTGACACCAAGGGCGCGGGGAGATTCCCCGTCATCGACCAGGCCTTCCTCGTCTTTTACTGCGTCGGCATCCCGACGACGCCGCCCAGCGGCCAGGCGAAGGACACCGAGACCAAGTTCCGTGCGGCGCTTTATTTCAACTTCATGAACGCCATGCAGGGCTTCATGGTGAGCTTTACCAACTTGCAGCTGACCGTCACCGCCACCAATACGTTCACCTGCTTCCCCGTGGCCGATGCCGATCCCGCCAAGTCCGCATCGCTGGTCAGCGGCCAGCCCAACGAGCCGTTCAACTTCTTCAAGAACGGATCCACCGTGACGCAATGGGCCAATGCCAACGAGCGCGCCATGGGACAGGGCAACCGGCGAAACTTCGGCGGCAACCACTCGTACTCAGCGCTGGCGGATCACGCCATCAGCGAGTCCGATGCCCGGAGGCGCTTCGAACTCGTCTCGGCCGCCACACCTGTGATCAGGGGCGATCCCGTGAAGGCGCGCTGGAACCTCAAGGGGGGAACCTTTGATGTGACCTTGCGCTCTGCCGATGGCGAGACCATCCAGACCTACACCTTCAACTTTCCCGACGTCGCGAAACTGCCGATCCCCAGGCCCGTCGTGCGCGGAAACTACAACGCCCAAGGCACGCTCCTGGGCTATCAACAGGCGGCTCCCGACATCGACGGAGCGGGCGGCAAGGCGCAAAACAACGGCGTGCTCCTGATCGACAACCGGGATGTCAACCCGACAGACCCGCTCAAGACCGTTACCAGCACGGACTACGGCGATGTCGTGCGGTCGGTCCAACTGGTCGACAAAACGTCCTCGGGCGATTACGTGGGCGGGGATTTCCGCCGCCTCTCCTACATGGCCAATGTCCCCGCGAGCTGGTTCTCCAAGCACAAAGACTACGATGGCGAGGCACGACGCGCCCATGGACTGCGCGACGGCAACGGCAATCCGATGCCCGACGCCACCCGCGGGGGGAACCTCGTGCCAAACATCAACTGGGCCGTCGACAGCCCGCCGAACGTCTGGAACAACGAGCCGAGCTACTATCCCTTCGTCCGCGGCGAGATCAACGGAGTCTACGCTTCGACCACAGGCTCCCCCTCCGATGCCCCGGGAGATTGGAACAATGGCTTCGGCCGGTCGCCCGATGGCGCGTACCTGAACAAAGCCGACGAGGGGCTGGCGTATTCCTCCGCCGGCGGCGGTGTGCCGTATTTCGACTGGGACGGCTACCCCCCCGACAAGAACATCACCTCACCCAACAAACAGCTGCCTTCGCCGGGCATGTTTGGCTCGCTGCCGACGGGCACCACCAAAGGGGCATCGTGGCAGACCCTGCTCTTCCGGCCCGATCCCACCGGGAAACATTTCGGAGCGCAAAGCCCCGCCGATCATCTGCTGCTTGATCTCTTCTGGATGCCAATCGTCGAGCCCTACGCCATCAGCGAACCCTTTTCCACCGCGGGCAAGATTAACATGAACTACCAGATCATGCCCTTCTCCTACATCACGAGGGAAACCGGTATGCGCGCCGTGCTCGCCTCCGAGCGCATGCTCGCCATCACCGGAAAGAGCGGCGCAAAGACGACCAGCAAAAGCAGTTGGAACGCAGCCACCAATCCCGACCAGCGTTTCAAGATCAACGCCGACGAGACCTTGAAGGGATTCTCCAAGCGTTTCACCGCGGGTGACATCTTCCGGTCCGCGAGCGAAATCTGCTCGATCGACCTCGTGCCCGGCGATACGACGGACTCCTCCGCGACATCAGGCACGATGAAGACCTACTGGGAAAACCACATGCTCACCGGGGACAACGTGCGCGAGCGGCCTTACACAACGATCTACCCGCGAGTGACGACCAAGTCGAATGTCTTCACCGTGCACTTCATCGTGCAGAACCTTAAGAAGATTCCCTCGACGCCGGTCGATCAATGGGTCGAGGGCAAGGACATCGTCGCAGGCGAGTACCGGGGGTCCGCGATGATCGAGCGCTACATCGATCCCGAGGACCCGGCGATTGTGGATTTTGCAACGCAAAGCAGCCAGAGCGTGGAAGGACTCTACCGCTGGCGAGTGGCCAACGTGAAACGGTTCACCCCATGA
- a CDS encoding glycosyl hydrolase family 28 protein, producing MTPLPHRYPKELPRSDVFQITTSGESLDVLHHTAAHHASFECDGSVAIEITFAQPVKSVLVRPLRHGITVEITDRKARFEIPGPTLLQVEVAGLPLLYLYALPPAQEAPAGAHVKRFEAGRIHEAGMITLNDGEICWIEPGAVVSGAIRAQGCSGVRVGGYGIFEGSFWPRHEGRRLKSIVFENCRDCSVENLLMLGPTSWMVVLANCENARVRGVRQIADDVSSDGIDIVGSREVRISGCMLHNGDDNIAIKALKDNPGQNHENWNNPVEDVVVSSCAFYNIHGGSAMEIGYETSTESIRNVRFDDIDVLAVHNFGSVFGIHSGDRALVENITWENIRVEHHYDKLVDFRLVWSRWNRDAERGHARNLLLRNITVTQIAPNVGYTLSVIAGYDADHAIENVRFQNFVLGGRRVQNADQLDLVTRHAHGVTFE from the coding sequence ATGACCCCGCTCCCTCACCGCTACCCCAAGGAACTTCCTCGTTCCGATGTCTTTCAAATCACGACCTCCGGCGAATCGCTGGATGTCCTGCACCACACGGCGGCGCACCATGCGTCGTTCGAATGCGATGGCTCCGTCGCCATCGAGATCACCTTTGCCCAGCCGGTAAAGAGCGTCCTGGTGCGTCCGCTCCGCCACGGAATCACCGTCGAGATCACGGACCGGAAAGCGCGTTTTGAGATCCCCGGCCCGACACTCCTGCAAGTGGAGGTCGCAGGTCTTCCCCTGCTGTATCTTTACGCTCTCCCTCCGGCACAGGAAGCACCTGCCGGAGCCCATGTGAAGAGGTTTGAGGCCGGGCGCATCCATGAGGCGGGAATGATCACCCTCAATGATGGAGAGATCTGCTGGATCGAGCCCGGAGCGGTGGTGAGCGGGGCGATACGGGCGCAGGGCTGCTCGGGCGTGCGCGTTGGCGGCTACGGTATTTTCGAGGGCAGCTTCTGGCCCCGGCACGAGGGCAGGCGGCTAAAGTCGATCGTCTTCGAAAACTGCCGCGATTGCTCCGTGGAGAACCTGCTGATGCTGGGGCCGACGAGTTGGATGGTCGTGCTCGCCAATTGCGAAAACGCAAGAGTTCGCGGCGTCCGGCAGATCGCCGACGATGTGAGCTCCGACGGCATCGACATCGTCGGCTCCCGGGAAGTCCGCATCTCGGGCTGCATGCTGCACAACGGCGACGACAACATCGCCATCAAGGCCCTGAAGGACAACCCGGGGCAGAATCACGAAAACTGGAACAACCCCGTGGAGGATGTCGTCGTGTCCTCCTGTGCGTTTTACAACATTCACGGCGGGTCCGCCATGGAGATCGGCTACGAGACGAGTACCGAGTCCATACGCAATGTCCGGTTTGACGACATCGACGTCCTCGCGGTGCACAACTTCGGCTCGGTCTTCGGCATTCACAGCGGCGACCGCGCCCTGGTGGAAAACATCACGTGGGAGAACATCCGCGTCGAGCACCACTACGACAAGCTCGTAGACTTCCGGCTGGTCTGGTCCCGCTGGAACCGGGATGCCGAGCGAGGACACGCCCGCAACCTCCTCCTGCGAAACATCACGGTCACGCAGATCGCGCCCAACGTCGGCTACACGCTCAGCGTGATCGCGGGATACGACGCGGACCATGCCATCGAAAACGTGCGCTTTCAGAACTTCGTGCTGGGCGGCCGCCGGGTCCAAAACGCGGATCAGCTCGATCTTGTCACCCGCCACGCCCATGGCGTGACCTTTGAGTAA
- the vccD gene encoding Verru_Chthon cassette protein D — MRSRAFSLIELLVVMALIGLLATLAVPAISSIQRASALSSAENELTSMLSLARQTAIAQNQEVEVRLIRFKDPSAPGTEERLGAFQLFTYNTDGQAIAVSRLKKLPSQILIDSGTTLSTLADPSLKKAWGSETKPPVSGVGTSYEAWSFRFRPDGSANVPPFPGTPWFLTLHDVRDGDNLAKPPANYVTLVMDAVNGNVTTWRP, encoded by the coding sequence ATGAGAAGCCGAGCCTTCAGCCTCATCGAGTTGCTCGTCGTCATGGCGCTCATCGGCCTGCTGGCCACCCTGGCCGTCCCCGCGATCAGCTCCATCCAGCGAGCATCGGCTCTCTCCTCGGCTGAAAACGAACTCACCTCCATGCTCTCGCTGGCCCGGCAAACCGCCATCGCGCAGAACCAGGAGGTCGAGGTACGGCTCATCCGCTTCAAAGACCCCTCCGCGCCGGGCACCGAGGAGCGGCTCGGCGCATTTCAGCTTTTCACTTATAACACGGACGGCCAGGCCATCGCAGTCAGCCGCCTCAAAAAACTCCCCTCCCAGATCCTCATCGACTCCGGCACGACCCTCTCCACCCTCGCCGATCCCTCGCTGAAAAAGGCCTGGGGCTCCGAAACGAAACCGCCGGTCTCCGGCGTCGGCACCTCGTACGAGGCGTGGTCTTTCCGGTTCCGGCCCGACGGGAGCGCCAATGTCCCCCCCTTCCCCGGCACCCCCTGGTTTCTCACGCTGCATGACGTACGCGACGGAGACAACCTGGCCAAGCCGCCGGCAAATTATGTCACCCTTGTGATGGATGCCGTGAACGGCAACGTCACAACGTGGCGGCCCTGA
- the vccC gene encoding Verru_Chthon cassette protein C: MEVLISVAVISLLVVILASITDLTRKVWLRTSAKVEQFRAAREAFDTITRRLAEATLNTYWDYDNPANPQRYIRQSELRFLSGPMDKIAGAAPSGKTWSTHGIFFQSPAGLVNPNATVDGGGLNNLLNTCGYFVEFGDNTAARPPFSQPRFRSRLYELIQPRDDLSIYKETSGQPSYTGRNWFTSSLAGSTRPVHILADNIIALVFVPKLSSQDDQTESRLAPELLYDSTDARTDASINPKNQLPPVVQVTMIAIDENSAARLTTGTSPPDFGLAGKFAFGSGAAAKVEQDLQDLQDHLAKQNINFRVFTANVVVRAARWSTEQSN, encoded by the coding sequence ATGGAAGTGCTCATCTCCGTCGCGGTGATCTCGCTGCTGGTGGTGATCCTGGCATCGATCACCGACCTGACCCGCAAGGTGTGGCTCCGCACGTCGGCCAAGGTCGAGCAATTCCGCGCCGCGCGGGAGGCATTTGACACCATCACGCGCCGCCTCGCGGAAGCTACGCTCAACACCTATTGGGATTACGACAACCCGGCCAACCCACAGCGCTACATCCGGCAGTCGGAACTACGCTTCCTCTCGGGGCCGATGGACAAGATCGCAGGCGCGGCGCCATCGGGAAAAACATGGTCCACGCACGGCATATTTTTCCAGTCCCCGGCGGGGTTGGTAAACCCGAATGCGACCGTGGATGGAGGAGGCCTCAACAACCTCCTCAATACCTGCGGCTACTTCGTGGAGTTTGGAGACAACACCGCCGCGCGCCCGCCCTTCTCACAGCCCCGGTTCCGCAGCAGGCTCTACGAGCTGATCCAACCCCGGGACGACCTGAGCATCTACAAGGAGACCTCCGGCCAGCCGTCGTACACGGGACGAAACTGGTTCACCTCCAGCCTGGCCGGGTCGACGCGCCCGGTCCACATCCTGGCCGACAACATCATCGCCCTGGTCTTTGTCCCCAAGTTGTCGTCCCAGGATGACCAAACGGAGAGCCGTCTGGCGCCGGAGCTGCTCTACGACTCCACCGACGCCAGGACCGACGCCTCGATCAATCCGAAGAATCAGCTGCCCCCCGTGGTGCAGGTGACGATGATCGCCATCGACGAAAACTCCGCGGCCCGCCTGACCACAGGCACCTCGCCTCCCGACTTCGGGCTCGCCGGGAAGTTCGCCTTCGGCTCCGGAGCCGCCGCCAAGGTCGAGCAGGACCTCCAGGATCTCCAGGATCACCTCGCGAAACAAAACATCAATTTCCGCGTCTTCACCGCCAATGTCGTCGTGCGAGCCGCACGCTGGAGCACCGAACAGTCGAACTGA